The region GGTCAGAGTGTTTGCTCCCTATGCCTGTGGCTCTGGAATCCCAGAGGTGAGTTTCTCTTTGTGGATGAATATCCAAatactaaacaaaacaaatacatgatAATTTGCCTCCTTTTCCCATTCCAGGACTGTACTATGAGATAGCATAGGAATAAGAAGATTGTCTTTCCATCTTACCTGCCTTAATTCCTTTGCCTGACATGCCTTTATGGTGCCCATCTAAATTTTTCATAGTAGAAAATGTTCAAATGCCACTGTGACAGGTTAATGCACATATGTCTTCACTGCCAGAGCCTGAATTAAAAATCAACGGCTCCCAGTCATCACTTTGTGGACTCCCAACTTTTTGTGGCTGAGAGGCATACTCACTGGAAGGTTATATAGAATTTTCCTTGGGTGAAATTACTTGGGCCAGTTACAAAACCAGTCATTTTTTAGGCTGggctttaaataaaaccaaaataaaatgaagagggAGGGCTACAAAGCTAACGTTTCCTAAGCTACTGAAGATGCGAGATGCCCATAATTTGGGATGCCTGAAAAGTGTCTGGCGTCCATCTTCTGCAGATTGTGTCTGTGTACACAATGTCATGCTGGAATGGCAGTACTACGGCAGCCAAAATCTCTACTTGGTTTTCAATATTTTCCATATTGAGCCTCAGTCCATATTTAAACTGTTAAAATGAGAAACTCTGTAATTCAAGCAGCATAGCTACTCAAAATTTTTGAAATCAGGGCAGTCTTTGTTAAACGTGCTATAGAACCACTGGGATTAGTACTTAGGAATCTGGCAGACAGAATCAACAGCCCAAATTTTAGAAATCTTGGtatacttcttttctttatctCTAGGAGAAGCATCCAAGTTTTTCACAGccaattagggaaaaaaaaaccccaaaccacaaagaatttgaaatatttaaataatttccatgTTTCAAAGTagtcttgtgtgtgtgtgttacgTTTGATATATCTGtaagtatttctaaaatgttttcataattaACTGTAAATCTAGTTTCCAAGTGGTAAATCTATTATGTGAGGTGATGCTCAGCTCCAGCCCATTTCCAGGGCTGAAGTCCAAACCCAAATCCCACCCTGCAGCCTGTGTGTCATGCATGGGCATTGTGGTCTATTCGAGCTACTCACATGCAAAATTAAGAGGAAATGTGTAAAAATAAGATCTCTTGGACTTTCTCATTTCAGAATACTTGCATGTTTTTATGGCATGGccattcaaaatatttagaactttttttttccttgttttaactGGGAAAATTCTGTGgtggtttatttgctttttttcttctttgttaaaGTTGAGTCTAGTTTAACTCTGATCCTGTAAGCCAAGGAGATATGTAAGAGTTTCGTATTTCTATTGATCTGTGAGACTCCTTACCGACCCATAACAACAGTAAAAGTGTGGTCTGCTTAACCCCTGCTCAGATATTGCTGTGGGAAAGTTGCCCTACCTAtggtttctttctctccatcACTGTCGCTTTTCAAGCagtctgcaattttttttaactccgCTGGATTTTTAACTCCATTTGCAAGTTCAGAGTAGAAAAGGTTTCTTCAGCTCTTCAACATGTTCTTCCTGCTTTCCAGATAAAAACCATCTTGAGTGGGTTCATTATTAGGGGCTACCTGGGAAAGTGGACACTTTTAATCAAAACAGTCACCTTGGTTCTGGTGGTATCTTCAGGCCTCAGCCTTGGGAAAGAGGGGCCGTTAGTCCACGTGGCCTGTTGCTGCGGAAACTTCTTCAGCAGCCTTTTCTCAAAGTACAGCAAgaatgaaggaaagagaagagaggtgAGGTTGGCTCACATCATCTCTAATTTCCCCGTCCGGATACTCAGTGTTTCAAGGGACTCATGCCTTGTACgtaaatatttgctttgtaggtgctttcagctgcagctgcGGCAGGAGTTTCTGTTGCCTTTGGGGCTCCAATTGGAGGCGTGCTTTTTAGTCTGGAAGAGGTGAGACCTGGCAGTTCATTTACTTCAATAAATATCTTTTCATCTGATACCCTTTTCTAAgattcctctttatttttcaaatatttatatgcttatttttcttctaaagcaaaaataatctttgattTCAAGTAATAAGAAATGGGGTATTTTAGCCCCATTTGAGTAGGAGACGAGCACTGACTTTCTGGAAACAGATGAAATTACTCAATCTGGAAGTGTATCCCTGTGCTGAGGTTTCTCCAGCTTGCTACTGCATGGGCCGAGCTGTCAAGCATCCGTCTTATCATCTCTAGCTAGCAATTTTGGATTTAGATTTATCATTTTTTAACTGGTTGCTGCTCCCTAtctgaaaatgccttttctgaTACCTTTGCGGATGCGTTCTGGCTGTGGTAATGACTAGCGCTCCCAGTAAAATCAGACGTAGAGTCACAGATGAAACACACAGCCATGGCAATTAAAGCAAACACCCTCTGTCACATGCGGTGAAGTGTTTACggtctctgctttgttttaggTCAGCTACTACTTTCCTCTGAAAACCCTCTGGAGGTCATTTTTTGCTGCTCTCGTGGCTGCCTTCACGCTGAGGTCCATCAATCCTTTTGGAAACAGCCGGCTGGTCCTGTTCTATGTGGAGTACCACACCCCCTGGTACATGGCCGAGCTCTTCCCCTTCATCCTGCTCGGCGTCTTCGGCGGCCTCTGGGGGACCCTCTTTATCCGATGCAACATTGCCTGGTGCAGGAGGCGAAAAACCACCAGACTCGGGAAATACCCAGTCCTGGAGGTCATAGTGATAACAGCTATCACTGCCATCATtgcctaccccaacccctacACCCGGAGGAGCACCAGTGAGCTGATCTCGGAGCTCTTCAATGACTGTGGTGCCCTGGAGTCCTCGCAGCTCTGCGACTACATCAACGACCCAAACATGACCCGGCCGGTGGACGACATTCCCGACAGACCTGCCGGCCCCGGAGTCTACACTGCCATGTGGCAGCTGGCCTTGGCTTTGGTGTTTAAAATTGTCATCACGATATTCACTTTCGGCATGAAGGTAAATCGGGGACAGGCGCAGAAGCTGTTGCAAGCACGAGGCGCAGATGGGTTGCCGTCAGCAGCTGTGGTCTATCTGGCAGGGCTTGCGTGCTTCTGACCTGTACCCACCCACACGGGTGTCGTTGAGATGCTTGATGGTTCACCTGCCCGCCAGCACCTTGTTCTGTGGGCCCCTGTCACAGCAGGGGGATGAGCCCTGCTCTTCCACCTTCTAGTCATCTGCAGTTTTATTAAGTGACAAAGAAATCCGGGTGGGAATTTATATCCACTGTTGCCAATAAGCAAATTCAAGGTGATTGCCACTGCAGCTGTCTTTCAGCTCTCTCAGGGATATGGACTATTTACATTGTTGTTTGTCTTGTTGGATTAATGTCGTAATGTGCCTCAAGGTAGCTATGCTCAGGGAAGTAATAGCTTTAAATTTACTGATTTACACATTCAAAACCtcacaaaaatacaaaagcagctgaaaagtTCTATTTTTGAATCTTTTTAAGCACtgtagcttggaaaaaaaaaagggaatgagTGGGAAGAGTGACGAATGTATGATTTGATTATTCTAGATTTGCAACTTTTTCCTTCCACTCCTCCTCCCCATAAATGGGTGATGAAAGGTCCAAGAACAATTTATCCAAGCTTTCAATATATACAAAGCTGTTTGTGGTGAGTTTTATATATCTGATTGCTAGAGCCCATATAAAACACATATCTGTCTGTCTACAGCTCCCATTATCTGAGCATTTAGTTCTGGATCTGATTGCAGCAGACGATGGGAAGTTTTTCTGAGTTATATGCTATATTTTATACCACACTCAAAGCTAAAGCATCTCATCTTTCTCTTAAACACTGGGCTTGAACTGAGGATCCATCTTTTAGAAGGTCTTTTACCTGAATTATAGTAGGAAGTTGTTgggagttttgcttttctttcatgttttctccaCCTGATGACAAGAACTACTGAATGGTAGAAGGTCGCTCAGGACCAGTGACTGAGTCCTGCTGATTTACTGAGCAGGGAGAACAAATGGGAGTTTCAGAGCACTTGGACGTTGCAGGTGTAATAGTTCTGGAGGAGGACTTGAAATGAGATGCCCTTCACTGCAGAAACTGATTTATGACTGGCAGCTAGTTGTTATGCttgttcatttctttaaaaacttctaAGTTTGGTTCTTTATTTGATATGCGGTTCTTTATTTAttctatatatttaaaatttgttacAAGCAATTGACAGTTTCAACTATTCTGTAAAAGAACAGACAACATAGCTTTACCCACCAAATCTAGAAGACTCAATCCGACTGTATCAGCAAAATTAACACTATGTGGTGGGGGAGATAGAGCCTGCTGTCATTAGCCTTAATGCCTCTGGGCTATGCTGAGGTTGTTAGTTTAGTTCTCTACGAAGCTCAAGGTGTGTTTCCAGAATTAAAAAGATATAACAGCCTTTCCTCtctaaaaacaacaaaaactccATGGAAGCCCTTGCCACAGATAGGAGTTGTTTTCTCCACCAGGAAATTTCTCTCCAACTTGCAAATGCACTTGACATCTAAGAGGAAATGCACTTAGCCAAGGAAAAGcgagttttcattttttctttttcttttttgctccttttcatTTCAATACTGTTTTTAATGATTTGTAACTTGTCTGTGTAGCAGGCAACAAGGTAATGATTTGTAGAGCTTCCTGGAAAATATATAGCAAACTGAGATGAAGAAATAGCTTCCACGGAGCAGTCAGCCTCCTTTCtcagaatttttattctgtatttgacatttaatttaaaatctgctCTGATTTAGCCTGAAAGAGTAATAATAAAACTATAAAGTACTCCATGTGATAGAGGGTGAAATCAAGatgttattttcagttaaacttATTCTCAGGCCCATGACAGAACCATCAGCATCTCCTGATTTCCTGCTGAGAAAGCAATAAAGGCAAAACCAGGAGCATCTTGACTTTAAAAGCAGACTATTATTCAGAAACACCATTTATCTATCAAATTCAGTGTGATGCAGCAGGTAGgattcaaaattacttttaaaaaatgcattaacgTTTTCTAAAGCTATTGATAAACATGTAACCACACAAACTCAGTCACTGCAGAAACCTGTCTCAGACCACAGGGAGCATTGCTGTAGGCTGCCATAAGGCTATGGCCTTCTGAGCTAGCACTTAATAAGGAAACTCGGTTCTCTTACCACTAATAATAAACTGTTTGATCAATAAGTTCATTACTAGTCATTTTTGTCAAGGTGCTCATGTGTCTATATCTTATTCAAGATCCCTTCAGGCCTCTTCATTCCCAGCATGGCTGTTGGAGCCATGGCTGGCAGGATGGTTGGGATCGGAGTAGAGCAGCTGGCATATCACCATCATGACTGGATCATCTTCAGGAACTGGTGCAGACCTGGGGCAGACTGCGTCACACCGGGACTTTATGCTATGGTGGGAGCGGCAGCTTGCTTGGGTACAGTACCTACTGATCGTTGGTTCGTGCATgaataacactgatgtttggGGACCTACAAATTGTTTATgagggttttgtgtttgtgttgggTGCTATACTGGCATTTCTGGATGTAATAGAGGTTGAAATCAAGATGTGATGGGCTAAAGCATGGGCAGCTTCCTCTAATGGTCTCTCCGGTGATCTGCCAGGTAGGCAACAACAGAGGCTTGCAGTCACCAACGCCTACTCCTTGTAATCTGCCAAAAAGCACACAGAgtgcaagaaaaaattaaagtttggCTACAGGcttccaagaagaaaaacaacagtggTTTTGctagttttttctttccttttgatgTAGTGAAATCCACTGTAGCTGGACTAAAGCTACTTCCTTCTTTAGACTGTGCTCGCTCTCAGTGCAGGGAACAAACTTCCCAGTTCTGGTCAAATTTTAAGTGACAGAGAGGTAAAAATTCTGGGTCTTATTTTGGCTGTGTGTCACACTATGGTCAACTGggctgtattttggtttttgttttgaccATAGGCCAATATCTGATTACATTCAATCAATAGGATTTATTGGATATAACAGGAATGGTCTGTTAACTATTAAAGCAAGATCATTGAATAATACCTCACATATCAAATTTCTAGTCATAGATGCAACAGGAATGTTACAAACATACCATCTGAACATGTTTTTCCCTGATCATGTCTTTCCCCTTCCATACTTGTACGTTCTACCTCCTTTTGTTGTTGATACCGTCACCAGATGATGAAATAATAGTGGGGAGGCATAACACATGATTAATATAATTGGGTAGATTTGAAGTGAAAGATGTACTcagggaagagctggaaaagTTTCAGTTTTGGAGTGTCATGTTAGAAAAGCAGGATCATTTGTATGATCAGTTATAGAGGAAGGAAGGGTGGGATTTACTTGTCTAAATTTAATGTCTATAATGTAGACATTGACATCTGAGCTAGCTGCATTGATACCCTTCACagtcaaaatagaaaaatgagatACTGGAAAAATCAGTCTTACCTGGCAATAGACCTCTAAAACCAGGCAAATGGACAGATGAATTTGGCCTCAAAAGTGCCTGTTTTTCTCTGGAGATTATAAAGGCAGTCTGGATCACCCCTTTGGATGTGAACACCTACATCAGTGTAGACACATTAAAATAGCTATGATGAATCTTACAGTCAAAAAGAGTAAAGCGCTTCCTCTTGTCCATAAATGATCTTAATGTTCATAAAAGAAACGATTCAGAAAAATTTTGCTCTGATATTCTAGTTGATCTGCTAGTCAGCAATCACTTCCTCTTTTAAAAGGTCCAAATCAAGGTGCAGTGATTTTAATAGTATAGTGAGACGTACAGCAGAATGGTCACTGCTCATTCTTAAGTCCAAGACCGGTCTTGCTTAGAGTAAGATACAGAGTAAGTATTAAATGATCCTTACTCTGGTATCTGCTCTCAGCTTTTCAGAGTCAGAAGTTTAAGGCATTCCTCAGACGAAAGTCATATCCGGATCATCGTGTTAAATAACcaacaatttaattttcctgtatgCTGCTAGATTAAAAGCATCTTTTAATGACCTGTTTCTGATTCCTCTCATCTAAAATGGTGTTGTATTTTGAGGCCTAAAAATAGCAGATTTATTACATTTACCTTTTGAACAGAGGCAAAGAAATGTTACCTAATAATTCAGTGATACATACACACTTGTCTGCAGttatatgattatttttatcctttaatGTAAACTGAAGGAGTAAGGACCTTGCTTATGAAATTAACACAGAAAGACTAGATTGAAAAATACAGCTACAACCCTGTCGACGGCTGCATGCCTAGATGGCCTCAAACCAAGTTGTATACAGTTCAAACTGTATGTTATACTGATATCAAAAGTTAGGGTTTAAGCTGTAACACAGCTCTTGCAGTGGCCCTAAACTATCCTCACATAGGATTTTGTAACCATGTCGTGCCCAAAGATAATGCTTAGCTTTCTCTTCAGTATGAATGCGCTAGGTAAACCAACGTGAAGGCCAGCTTGCAGTGCTCCTACCTGCCCCAGCCATGATACTTAGCTGATTCTTGGAGTCATTTTAGAAGGCTAATGGCAGGATTCAGTTTTAGTTTCTCAAGCATCCAGCATAGCTGATTTTTTGGCATGCTTTCTGGTTTGATAGCTCAGTCTTTTAGCAttcattatttgcttttcattgttAGCATCTTTGGCTTGAGCAAGTTCACTCAATCTTTTTGATGAAAATTGCAGTAGatgaaaaatctctttcttcaATGAAATAAGCCCCCAGATACCTCACAAAGTATAAGGGCAAAGTACTCAGCATGAATAATCTCATGCCTTTTTGAGTTTAAGActcaaaaatataaatgagTTGTTTAGTATGTATACTTCAAGAGCACTGAGGGAAACTGCTTTCCTTGTTGGCAGGTGGTGTTACCCGAATGACAGTCTCTCTGGTGGTGATTATGTTTGAGCTAACTGGAGGCCTGGAGTACATCGTACCTCTTATGGCTGCAGCTGTCACAAGCAAGTGGGTGGCAGATGCCTTTGGGAAAGAAGGGATCTATGAAGCTCACATTCATCTGAACGGCTACCCGTTTCTGGATGTGAAGGATGAATTCACCCACCGAACCCTGGCAACTGACGTCATGAGACCAAGGCGTGGTGAAGCTCCTCTCTCTGTTCTAACGCAGGACAGCATGACGGTGGAGGATGTCGAGACACTAATCAAGGAGACTGACTACAACGGCTTTCCAGTAGTGGTTTCGAAAGACTCGGAGAGACTTATTGGATTTGCGCAGAGACGAGAACTGATTCTTGCAATAAGTGAGTAGAGTATCAGTGTACATACAAGTTTGATTTTGATAGGGTAGGACGTTACCAGTGTTATTCCCCTTGAAGAATGGATAAATAAGAACCGAATCTAACTTTTTCTTCAAGTCTGGCTTTTACTAGTTGCTAGGACGCATAGCTGGAAGCTTTTCTATTGCAACATACCACCTGGTAGACTTCTGTGGGCTTGAATTTTGTGGGCTTAATTTTGCCATCACTCACAACAGTACAATATGATTCTGCTAAAGACAACAGAGATAAACCTGACTCATAGCCACAATTTTTGTCAAAACCAGATGAAAAGCCACTGCAGTGCTGAGCTTTCTGCAGTCTCCATTGGCTGCCGTCAGCAGCTGGGGCAGTCGTGAACCTTTGTCACCCTGTGACTAAGTACAAGTCCCTGTGCTTCTTTCTGTTGCACTGTCTTGATTTTTCTCACACTCGGGCCTTTTGCGGTAGGGGTGGAAAGATTTTAGGTGGAGGATGTTGTTTGGTAAAGAAAGATGGCTGAGTTTTGTCAAGCATCCAGTGGATAGCCAGCTGGTTACCTGAGAGCCCGATCCAGGTCGTTACAGGTTTTGACACAGCAGGTCCTTTCCTGGTTGGTCTGATGGCTTGGTGAGGATTGAGAAGACAGGTATATTGGACGAAAGCAAATGTTCCCACCTTCCCAGGGTGTCCAGAGCTGCAGAGGTCTGCAAGCACGGCAAATCAACCCCACAGCCTGCTCCCAAT is a window of Buteo buteo chromosome 25, bButBut1.hap1.1, whole genome shotgun sequence DNA encoding:
- the CLCN4 gene encoding H(+)/Cl(-) exchange transporter 4 isoform X1; protein product: MDSNMVNAGDMNGSGNLMDFLDEPFPDVGTYEDFHTIDWLREKSRDTDRHRKITSKSKESIWEFIKSLLDAWSGWVVMLLIGLLAGTLAGVIDLAVDWMTDLKEGVCLSAFWYSHEQCCWTSNETTFDDRDKCPQWQKWSELLVSQSEGASAYILNYFLYIMWALCFAFLAVSLVRVFAPYACGSGIPEIKTILSGFIIRGYLGKWTLLIKTVTLVLVVSSGLSLGKEGPLVHVACCCGNFFSSLFSKYSKNEGKRREVLSAAAAAGVSVAFGAPIGGVLFSLEEVSYYFPLKTLWRSFFAALVAAFTLRSINPFGNSRLVLFYVEYHTPWYMAELFPFILLGVFGGLWGTLFIRCNIAWCRRRKTTRLGKYPVLEVIVITAITAIIAYPNPYTRRSTSELISELFNDCGALESSQLCDYINDPNMTRPVDDIPDRPAGPGVYTAMWQLALALVFKIVITIFTFGMKIPSGLFIPSMAVGAMAGRMVGIGVEQLAYHHHDWIIFRNWCRPGADCVTPGLYAMVGAAACLGGVTRMTVSLVVIMFELTGGLEYIVPLMAAAVTSKWVADAFGKEGIYEAHIHLNGYPFLDVKDEFTHRTLATDVMRPRRGEAPLSVLTQDSMTVEDVETLIKETDYNGFPVVVSKDSERLIGFAQRRELILAIKNARQRQDGVVSNSIVYFTEDPPELPPNSPHPLKLRRILNLSPFTVTDHTPMETVVDIFRKLGLRQCLVTRSGRLLGIITKKDVLRHMAQMANQDPESIMFN
- the CLCN4 gene encoding H(+)/Cl(-) exchange transporter 4 isoform X2, producing the protein MVNAGDMNGSGNLMDFLDEPFPDVGTYEDFHTIDWLREKSRDTDRHRKITSKSKESIWEFIKSLLDAWSGWVVMLLIGLLAGTLAGVIDLAVDWMTDLKEGVCLSAFWYSHEQCCWTSNETTFDDRDKCPQWQKWSELLVSQSEGASAYILNYFLYIMWALCFAFLAVSLVRVFAPYACGSGIPEIKTILSGFIIRGYLGKWTLLIKTVTLVLVVSSGLSLGKEGPLVHVACCCGNFFSSLFSKYSKNEGKRREVLSAAAAAGVSVAFGAPIGGVLFSLEEVSYYFPLKTLWRSFFAALVAAFTLRSINPFGNSRLVLFYVEYHTPWYMAELFPFILLGVFGGLWGTLFIRCNIAWCRRRKTTRLGKYPVLEVIVITAITAIIAYPNPYTRRSTSELISELFNDCGALESSQLCDYINDPNMTRPVDDIPDRPAGPGVYTAMWQLALALVFKIVITIFTFGMKIPSGLFIPSMAVGAMAGRMVGIGVEQLAYHHHDWIIFRNWCRPGADCVTPGLYAMVGAAACLGGVTRMTVSLVVIMFELTGGLEYIVPLMAAAVTSKWVADAFGKEGIYEAHIHLNGYPFLDVKDEFTHRTLATDVMRPRRGEAPLSVLTQDSMTVEDVETLIKETDYNGFPVVVSKDSERLIGFAQRRELILAIKNARQRQDGVVSNSIVYFTEDPPELPPNSPHPLKLRRILNLSPFTVTDHTPMETVVDIFRKLGLRQCLVTRSGRLLGIITKKDVLRHMAQMANQDPESIMFN